One window of Methanobacterium alkalithermotolerans genomic DNA carries:
- the uvrC gene encoding excinuclease ABC subunit UvrC, with protein MSTKVDSADDLPDKTGVYIMKNARDEVIYVGKSVSLKKRVKSYFKEDLDSPKTRVLMNQFHSLEYIITDTEKEALILEATLIKRHRPQYNVRLKDDKRYPYIKITRENYPRIIITRSISSDGSHYFGPFTDVGSVRKTLKFIKALFKVRDCKKMDGPCLNSQIDLCYAPCAEGISREDYQKIIDSIDLFFQGKYSRIISSLNKEMKEAAISHEFEKAGVLRDQINAIKDVMERQFVAFTNQLDQDIIAGSIDKKMAVMVVFSVREGKIMGKDDFLMAGVENSSPEEILSAFIKQYYANPRYIPGEIIIQYPVPDQKIIREWLSDLRGAAIKVTIPQKGHKYRLLQMASKNASVIRNQEKQVKNALIDLKKYLKLPHMPHIIEGFDVSNIAGKSAVGSMVQFQDAKPRKGKYRRYKLKTPGPDDYGMMQELITRRYQKIIEDGESPPDLILVDGGKGQLKVALNALKSLELVHIPVIGLAKEFEHVFIPQTAEPLILPRNSEALFLLQRIRDEAHRFAVSYHRKLRSKELEHSPLDDIKGVGSKRKMNLMRHFKDVEKIKKASLEEIMEVKGLNRQVAENIYYHFHPHSNK; from the coding sequence TTGTCCACCAAAGTTGATTCTGCAGATGATTTACCAGATAAAACCGGGGTTTATATCATGAAAAATGCCCGGGATGAAGTAATTTATGTGGGTAAATCAGTATCCCTGAAAAAAAGGGTTAAATCATATTTTAAAGAGGATCTGGATTCTCCTAAAACCCGGGTTTTAATGAATCAATTCCATAGCCTGGAATATATAATTACTGATACGGAAAAAGAAGCACTTATCTTAGAGGCTACCTTAATTAAAAGGCATCGTCCCCAGTATAATGTACGGTTAAAGGATGATAAACGCTACCCTTATATAAAGATTACCCGGGAAAATTACCCCCGAATCATTATTACCCGGAGCATATCCAGTGATGGATCCCACTACTTCGGTCCCTTTACCGATGTGGGATCTGTTCGGAAAACTCTTAAATTTATAAAAGCCTTGTTCAAAGTTAGAGACTGTAAAAAAATGGATGGTCCATGCCTCAACAGTCAAATTGATCTATGTTATGCTCCCTGTGCTGAAGGTATATCCCGGGAGGACTATCAAAAAATAATTGACAGTATAGATCTTTTTTTCCAGGGAAAATACTCCCGGATAATAAGCTCTTTAAATAAAGAAATGAAAGAAGCTGCTATAAGCCATGAATTTGAAAAAGCCGGTGTATTAAGGGATCAGATTAATGCCATAAAAGATGTGATGGAGCGCCAGTTTGTGGCCTTTACTAACCAGCTGGATCAGGATATCATTGCCGGTTCTATTGATAAGAAAATGGCAGTCATGGTTGTTTTTTCAGTAAGAGAAGGTAAGATAATGGGTAAAGATGATTTTCTTATGGCTGGTGTGGAAAATTCATCACCAGAAGAGATACTGTCTGCCTTTATCAAGCAGTACTATGCCAATCCCCGCTATATCCCTGGAGAAATCATTATTCAGTACCCGGTACCGGATCAAAAAATAATCAGAGAATGGTTATCTGATTTAAGAGGTGCTGCTATAAAAGTAACCATTCCTCAGAAGGGACATAAGTACCGCCTCCTGCAGATGGCATCTAAAAATGCTTCTGTTATAAGAAATCAGGAAAAACAGGTTAAAAATGCTTTAATTGACTTGAAAAAATATTTAAAGCTGCCCCACATGCCCCATATTATTGAGGGTTTTGATGTTTCCAATATTGCAGGTAAATCAGCAGTAGGATCCATGGTACAGTTTCAGGATGCTAAACCCCGTAAGGGAAAATACAGACGTTATAAACTAAAGACTCCTGGTCCTGATGATTATGGTATGATGCAGGAATTGATTACCCGGCGCTACCAGAAAATTATAGAAGATGGAGAATCACCCCCTGATTTAATACTGGTGGACGGAGGAAAGGGACAATTAAAAGTAGCACTTAACGCATTAAAATCACTGGAATTAGTCCATATACCTGTAATTGGACTGGCTAAGGAATTTGAACATGTATTCATACCTCAGACTGCTGAACCCTTGATTTTACCCCGTAATTCAGAAGCCCTCTTTTTATTGCAGCGCATTCGAGATGAAGCCCACCGCTTTGCCGTTTCATATCACCGTAAACTTCGTTCTAAAGAATTAGAGCATTCTCCCCTGGATGATATTAAAGGAGTGGGTTCTAAAAGAAAAATGAATTTGATGAGGCATTTTAAAGATGTGGAAAAAATAAAAAAAGCAAGCCTGGAAGAAATAATGGAAGTTAAAGGCCTAAATCGCCAGGTGGCGGAGAATATATATTATCATTTTCACCCCCACAGCAATAAATAA
- a CDS encoding M42 family metallopeptidase gives MKELMKKLSQLPGISGFESEVVNLIESELKDHVDHIEKDRMGNIIALKKGKPESPKVMLAAHMDEIGLMVRHIDKKGFIKFSKIGGINDQMVLNQMVYIHTKKGPLIGVIGSKPPHRMKAAEKKKITSYEDMFIDIGATSKKEAEELIEIGDPITFKHDFFELPNSLVTGKALDNRVGCLIMMETLKRVNCDINIYGVGTVQEEVGLKGAKTSAFKINPDFALALDVTIAGDHPGMKEDEAPAKIGKGPAIILTDASGRGIITHPKIKEWLITTAKEEEIPVQLEVSEGGTTDATAIHLTREGIPSGVVSVPTRYIHTTVSIASMEDIENTVNLLVKALECL, from the coding sequence ATGAAGGAATTAATGAAAAAGCTATCTCAATTACCTGGTATCTCTGGATTTGAAAGTGAAGTGGTAAATCTTATTGAAAGTGAATTAAAGGACCATGTGGACCACATAGAAAAGGATCGTATGGGAAATATCATCGCCCTTAAAAAAGGAAAACCTGAATCTCCCAAGGTCATGCTGGCTGCACATATGGATGAAATAGGTTTAATGGTGCGCCATATCGATAAAAAAGGCTTCATTAAATTTTCCAAGATAGGGGGCATCAATGATCAGATGGTCCTTAATCAGATGGTATACATCCATACTAAAAAAGGACCGCTTATTGGGGTTATTGGATCGAAACCTCCTCACCGTATGAAAGCCGCTGAAAAAAAGAAGATAACCTCTTATGAGGATATGTTCATTGATATAGGGGCTACCAGCAAAAAAGAAGCAGAAGAATTAATTGAAATTGGAGATCCTATTACCTTTAAACACGACTTTTTCGAACTACCTAATTCCCTGGTAACTGGTAAAGCACTGGATAACCGGGTGGGATGTTTAATCATGATGGAGACTCTTAAAAGAGTAAATTGTGATATAAATATCTATGGAGTGGGTACCGTGCAGGAAGAAGTGGGGTTAAAAGGCGCTAAAACATCAGCATTTAAAATAAACCCTGATTTTGCACTGGCACTGGATGTGACCATTGCGGGAGACCACCCGGGAATGAAAGAAGATGAAGCTCCAGCTAAAATCGGGAAAGGACCAGCCATCATTTTAACTGATGCTAGTGGAAGGGGTATCATTACGCATCCTAAAATTAAAGAATGGTTAATTACTACGGCTAAAGAGGAAGAGATTCCGGTGCAATTAGAAGTAAGTGAAGGGGGTACCACTGATGCTACTGCAATCCATCTAACCCGGGAGGGCATACCCTCAGGAGTAGTATCTGTTCCCACCCGCTACATACACACCACAGTTAGTATAGCCAGTATGGAAGATATTGAAAACACAGTGAATCTGCTGGTTAAGGCCCTGGAATGCTTGTAA
- a CDS encoding 4-phosphopantoate--beta-alanine ligase: protein MIPESHPRYESLLLREKIVKAFKKGILADSGMIAHGRGEAFDYLLGEKTSNPAKSAIKAGAAAILLSKNPVFSVNGNTAALVAEEMVELCRISGGKLEINLFHRTPQRVNAIEHVLKHAGAEKVLGLDDEKLKYLEGIESPRATASASGIYDADVILVPLEDGDRAEILHKTGKIVITIDLNPLSRTSQMSSISIVDNIVRVLPLLIQEINQLKREKKENLQQILDNFDNQKNLKESLHVFKLKK, encoded by the coding sequence ATGATACCGGAAAGCCATCCCCGTTATGAATCATTGCTACTTAGAGAAAAGATAGTAAAAGCCTTTAAAAAGGGTATCCTGGCTGATTCCGGGATGATAGCCCATGGAAGAGGAGAAGCATTTGATTACCTCTTGGGAGAAAAAACCAGTAACCCTGCAAAGAGCGCTATAAAAGCCGGAGCAGCAGCCATACTTCTATCAAAAAATCCTGTTTTTTCAGTAAATGGTAATACTGCAGCTCTTGTGGCCGAGGAAATGGTGGAATTATGCCGTATTAGTGGAGGGAAACTGGAGATTAATCTCTTCCACCGCACCCCCCAGAGAGTAAATGCCATAGAACATGTATTAAAACATGCTGGTGCAGAGAAAGTATTAGGATTAGATGATGAGAAATTAAAATATTTAGAGGGAATCGAAAGTCCCCGGGCCACCGCCAGTGCTTCTGGTATCTATGATGCTGATGTAATCCTGGTACCTTTAGAAGACGGTGATAGAGCAGAGATTTTGCATAAAACAGGAAAAATAGTCATAACCATTGACTTAAACCCTCTGTCCCGGACCTCCCAGATGTCATCAATTTCCATAGTAGATAATATTGTAAGGGTTTTACCCCTTTTAATTCAGGAAATAAACCAATTAAAAAGGGAAAAAAAAGAAAATCTACAGCAAATTTTAGATAACTTTGATAATCAGAAAAATTTGAAAGAGTCTCTACATGTTTTTAAGTTAAAAAAATAA
- a CDS encoding ATPase domain-containing protein, with the protein MERIKTGIKGLDEIISGFPQGRTIILTGDAGSGKTIFALQFAKSSCLQNKKTAYITTEEDEGDLLRQTDSFKWDMKHLMDKGTLEFVELAGLRARVTEAEMNIGVEAMKGNFEKLIHDISPDREVVIIDSLGSHTAKLTPYEFRDRFDLLIYELKERNITALIILDSATSQEFNELALFAAYGAIKLMKKENPYTGRRERVMDIIKMRSTRTPIEFITYEIRSDGISLISESEDE; encoded by the coding sequence GTGGAAAGGATAAAAACTGGAATTAAAGGATTAGATGAAATAATAAGTGGTTTTCCACAAGGTAGAACCATAATTTTAACTGGAGATGCCGGATCAGGTAAGACTATTTTTGCCCTGCAATTTGCAAAAAGCAGCTGCCTGCAGAATAAAAAAACCGCTTATATAACCACCGAGGAAGATGAAGGGGATTTACTAAGACAGACTGATTCATTCAAATGGGATATGAAGCACCTTATGGATAAGGGAACTCTTGAGTTTGTGGAACTGGCGGGATTAAGGGCCCGGGTTACAGAAGCTGAAATGAATATTGGTGTGGAAGCCATGAAGGGTAATTTTGAAAAATTAATCCATGATATCAGTCCAGATCGGGAAGTGGTAATAATAGATAGTTTAGGAAGCCACACCGCTAAACTGACCCCTTATGAGTTCCGGGATCGTTTTGACTTATTGATTTATGAATTAAAAGAAAGAAATATAACTGCTTTAATTATCCTCGATAGTGCCACCTCTCAGGAATTTAATGAACTGGCTCTTTTTGCAGCTTATGGTGCCATCAAGCTCATGAAAAAAGAGAACCCTTATACCGGTAGAAGAGAAAGAGTAATGGATATCATTAAAATGAGAAGTACCCGCACACCTATTGAATTTATAACCTATGAAATACGATCAGATGGTATTTCACTTATAAGTGAATCAGAAGATGAATAA
- a CDS encoding methanogen output domain 1-containing protein yields the protein MADTKLLVVEDESIVAMDIKHRAEGLGYNVLDIAASGEEAIEKARETEPDLILMDIVLKGKMDGIEAADFIRDEFDIPVVYLTAYSDEKTLGRAKLTGPFGYIIKPFEDRELHSAVEVALYKHKMDSKLRESEERYRSLFESSPDPILLLNVDGSISFMNRQIEKITGIRRKKLMGKPLLEFSNLGFMEKRQINDFLSLIPSLIEKGRMNPLELSLNDKNGKHLYFEIHASYINSSSPEPLIQLIGHDITDRIKSEKQREELIREKARVELYGFVVSAVPVFASSIPPQLRNTIIKNFADRFEKNVKPNFYEEMNRQDLIKVIEDKNPERKKEVFDAYLEWIQELLLNLGIQTSLKESAPKYRLKFETFPWMDEARKNPIFSLIFRAIMIRSFTWTGIKGNVNQCSSLIEGSKKMQFEFYVPL from the coding sequence ATGGCAGATACAAAATTACTGGTGGTTGAAGACGAGAGTATAGTGGCCATGGATATTAAACACAGGGCTGAAGGCCTGGGCTACAATGTTCTGGATATTGCTGCTTCAGGAGAAGAGGCCATAGAAAAAGCCAGAGAAACTGAACCTGATCTAATTTTAATGGACATCGTTCTTAAAGGAAAAATGGATGGTATTGAGGCAGCAGATTTTATACGTGATGAATTTGACATACCGGTGGTATACCTTACTGCTTATTCTGATGAAAAAACTCTGGGCCGGGCCAAGTTAACCGGACCCTTTGGTTATATCATCAAACCATTTGAAGACCGGGAACTGCACAGTGCAGTGGAAGTGGCCCTCTATAAGCATAAAATGGATAGTAAACTAAGAGAGAGTGAAGAGCGATATCGATCTCTTTTTGAGTCCTCTCCAGATCCCATACTTTTGCTGAATGTGGATGGTAGTATCAGTTTCATGAACCGTCAGATAGAAAAAATTACTGGTATACGTCGTAAAAAATTAATGGGTAAACCCCTACTTGAGTTTTCAAATCTGGGATTTATGGAAAAGAGGCAGATTAATGACTTCTTGTCTTTAATTCCTTCTCTTATTGAAAAAGGTAGAATGAATCCTCTGGAACTTAGTCTGAATGATAAAAATGGTAAACATCTTTATTTTGAAATACATGCTTCTTATATCAATTCATCTTCCCCTGAACCCCTTATTCAATTAATTGGTCATGATATCACGGATAGAATTAAATCAGAAAAACAAAGAGAAGAACTCATCCGTGAAAAAGCTCGGGTGGAATTATATGGGTTTGTGGTTAGTGCGGTTCCTGTATTTGCCTCATCTATCCCTCCCCAATTACGCAATACTATTATTAAAAATTTTGCAGATCGTTTTGAAAAAAATGTAAAACCCAATTTCTATGAAGAAATGAACCGGCAGGATTTAATTAAAGTCATAGAAGATAAGAATCCTGAAAGGAAAAAAGAAGTATTCGATGCCTATCTGGAATGGATACAGGAACTTTTACTCAACCTGGGTATTCAGACCAGTTTAAAGGAATCTGCACCAAAGTATCGTCTGAAATTTGAAACTTTCCCCTGGATGGATGAAGCCCGGAAGAATCCTATTTTTTCATTGATTTTTAGAGCCATCATGATCAGGAGTTTTACCTGGACTGGAATTAAGGGAAATGTGAACCAGTGCTCCAGTTTAATTGAAGGTTCTAAAAAAATGCAGTTTGAATTTTACGTCCCTTTATAA
- a CDS encoding nucleoside monophosphate kinase: MIVMGISGMPGSGKGVISRMAHNRGLKVIRMGDVIRDEAQKRKADVGETAVTLRKEFGEYVVAKICVDIIKSDYAHLVDEERNYLIEGIRSHYEVEIFQENFPQFTVISVFSSPKTRFRRLKRRRRSDDSSDFLEFKKRDERELGFGIGNVIATSDYLIVNEGPLWKFKNEIKKVLKKSLKY, translated from the coding sequence ATGATAGTAATGGGTATATCAGGAATGCCAGGATCAGGTAAAGGAGTTATATCCCGTATGGCCCATAACAGGGGTCTTAAAGTTATTCGGATGGGGGATGTTATCCGGGATGAGGCCCAAAAAAGGAAGGCCGATGTGGGTGAAACCGCGGTAACCCTAAGAAAAGAATTCGGGGAATACGTGGTGGCTAAAATCTGTGTGGATATAATAAAATCAGATTACGCACATCTGGTTGATGAAGAAAGAAATTATCTTATTGAAGGAATCAGAAGCCATTATGAAGTGGAGATATTCCAGGAAAACTTCCCTCAATTTACTGTGATATCTGTTTTTTCCAGTCCTAAAACAAGATTCAGGCGTTTGAAACGAAGAAGACGTTCAGATGATTCATCAGATTTTTTGGAATTCAAAAAAAGAGATGAAAGAGAATTAGGTTTTGGTATTGGTAATGTTATTGCCACCTCCGATTACCTGATAGTAAATGAGGGCCCTCTGTGGAAATTCAAAAATGAGATTAAGAAAGTTTTAAAAAAGAGCTTAAAATATTAA